The Niveispirillum cyanobacteriorum genome segment ACCCGGCTGCCGCCCAACGCCGAAATCAGGAACCCCGCCACCACGGCGGTGACCAACCCTTTGTCCGGCGTCGTCCCCGACGCAATCGCCAGCGCCATGGCCAACGGCAGCGCTACGATGGCCACCGTCAGCCCGGCAATGGCATCGGCCCGCAGTGCAGCAAGGCCGTAACCTTCGCGCAGAGTGGTGACCAGCTTGGGGAGGAGTTCGCGGGTCAGAGGAACAGGGGTGGCGCTCATGGGCGGCCTCACAAAACAACATTTCAATTTATGTAGTTCTGTGAGGTTCCGCCTTTTGGATGGTGTTAGTCAAGATCGCTATGCGTGAAGCGGCAGGTGGCGGCACGCCGCCATTGCCCTCCGCCCCCCGCCAGCGTATTCCAGAAGCATCCACCCCCGCGCATGCCCGAAAGCCGCCCCCCGCCCATGTCCCAGCCGTCTGATCCCTCCCCCGCCATCCCCGCTGCCGTGGGGGCCAGCCTGTCGGGGACCAACCTGGAGCGGGCGGGGGACCATAATCAGCGGGTGACGTTGCAGGCGATCCGGGTGGGTGGGCCCATCACGCGGGCTGATCTGGCGGAGATTACCGGGCTGACGGCACCGGCCATCGCAAATATCACCAAGCGTCTGCTGGCCGAAGGGTTGATCCTGGAGGCCGGAAGACTGCTGGGACAGCGCGGACAGCCGGCCATGAAGCTGGCCATCAATCCCGATGGCTGCTTTTCCATCGGCGTCAATATCGACCGCGACCATATCACTCTGGTGGTGCTGGACCTTCTGGGTCAGGTACGGGCGCGGGCCACGCGGGAGGTGGATTTCGCCCTACCGGATGAGGTGGCGGAGTTTGCGCGCACCGAACTGTCGGCCATCCTGGCCAAGGGTACCATCAAGGCCAAGCGCCTGATCGGGCTGGGGGTGGCCCTGCCCGACGATCTGGGACGGGTGCATCTGCCGCATCAGCCGGATGAGTATGAGGTCTGGAACCAGACCGATATCCCGTCGCTGTTCACGGGCCTGCCGGCCCTGCCCATCTTCGTGGAGAATGACGCGACGGCGGCGGCTCTGGGCGAAGCACAGTTCGGCCTGGGCCTGCGCCATCCCAGCTTTTTCTATCTGCTGATCAGCCGAGGGCTGGG includes the following:
- a CDS encoding ROK family transcriptional regulator encodes the protein MSQPSDPSPAIPAAVGASLSGTNLERAGDHNQRVTLQAIRVGGPITRADLAEITGLTAPAIANITKRLLAEGLILEAGRLLGQRGQPAMKLAINPDGCFSIGVNIDRDHITLVVLDLLGQVRARATREVDFALPDEVAEFARTELSAILAKGTIKAKRLIGLGVALPDDLGRVHLPHQPDEYEVWNQTDIPSLFTGLPALPIFVENDATAAALGEAQFGLGLRHPSFFYLLISRGLGGGLVLDGQYFRGADGRAGEIGFLPVQHPATKAAALQDAVSLSALFDHMAARGHRVTQPDDLLSLNGAGKAALADWITLAADLLTGPMLAISCLINPQALFIGGRLPAPLVDELAVAVNARMQAGRGQVPILAPLRRAAMAADAPAVGAAILPFNQRLLPGRSVLMKTAEE